CTTAATGCAGTTGCCACACAGTCAGCACCTGTATCTCCACCACCGATAATCACAACATTCTTACCTTTAGCAGAAAGTGTTTGTACCCCACCGTTATCCAGATTATCACGCGTACTTTGCGATAAATACGGAACAGCGAAGTGAATACCAGCTGCATCACGTCCAGCAAGTGGGATATCGCGCGCATTCCCTGCTCCTGTTGCAAGAACGATAGAATCATACTCTTCGCGTAGTTCTGCAAAAGTAACATCTGTCCCTGCTGCAACACCTGTGACGAATTCGATTCCTTCTTCCGCCATCAAGTTCACTCGGCGCGTTACTTGTTCTTTTTCCAGTTTCATCGTTGGAATACCGTACATTAATAACCCACCAATGCGATCACTTTTTTCAATGACCGTTACGCTATGGCCAGCTTTATTCAATTGATCGGCGCAGGCAAGTCCAGCCGGTCCTGATCCAATCACAGCAATTCGTTTACCGGTACGTTTTTTAGGAGGAGCCGGTTTAATCCAGCCCTCTTCAAAACCTCGGTCGATAATCGCTTTTTCGATGGATTTAATCCCTACAGCAGGTTCCGAAATAGCCACCGTACAGCCACCTTCACACGGTGCCGGACAAATACGACCAGTAAACTCTGGAAAATTATTTGTTTTTAAAAGTAGTTGTAACGCTTCATACCAGTCACCCCGGTATACGGCGTCGTTCCACTCAGGAATTAAATTATGCAATGGACAACCTGATACGCCGTTTTTAATTTCCATTCCTACGCTACAAAACGGTACGCCACAATCCATGCAACGAGCGGCTTGTAAGGTTAAATCTGCTACCGGCATTGGTAAACTATATTCGTTCCAGTCACGTGTCCGACTTTTCGGATCACGTCCTGGAGAGGGAATTCGGTCATATTCCATAAATCCAGTTGCTTTTCCCATGGTTTCACTCCTCTCTATTTCGCCACTCCGGCAACTAATTTTCCATCTTTATGTTCATAAAAAGCTTGTAATTCTGCTTCATCGTGTGTTTTTCCAGTTTGTTCAAGCGTCGTGATTCTCGTCAGCATCATTTCATATTCATTTGGAATGACGAAAATAAAATTCGCTTTCTCCGCTTCCCAATTTTGTAGAATATCTTTGGCAAAATTGCTTCCGGTAAGGCTTGCGTGTTGTTCGATTAGCTGTTTTAAATTAGCTAATTCGGAAGTATTTAAAGTAGAACGGCTGTTTACGAGTTCATGATTGATTTTGGCTGTCGTCGCTTGTTTATTGTTGGTATAAAGGTAAGCAACCCCACCAGACATTCCGGCCGCAAAGTTCTCACCAATTTCACCGAGAACAACTACTGCACCGCCTGTCATATATTCACAACCATTGTCGCCGATGCCTTCTACAACAGCTGTCGCACCACTATTCCGAACAGCGAAACGTGCACCTGCTTTTCCGTGCATATAGGCATAACCACCAGTTGCACCGTAAAGCGTTACATTTCCGACAATCGCAGAATCATGCGGTTTAATAGGTGTTTTAGCATCTGGACTAACAATCAATTTGCCACCAGAAAGTCCTTTTCCGAAGTAATCATTGGCGTCGCCGTGAATTCGGAGCGTCATGCCAAGTGGCGTATAAGCACCGAAGCTTTGTCCAGCTGAACCAACAAAATCAAGTGAAATGGTATCTTCCGGTAATCCTTCTGCACCATATTTTTTGCTAATAAAGGAGCCAGCAATCGTTCCAATCGCGCGGTCAACATTTCGTACAGCGAAAGTTCCAGTTACTTTTTCACCGTTTTCTAGTGCCGGCTGAATTAATGGCACAAGTTCGCGCATATCAAGCGTTTGGTCGATTTTGTGGTCTTGTTGTTTTGTGCAATATTGGACTTGGTTTTTATAAAAATCATCACTATAAAGCATATTCGAAAAGTCGATATATTTCGCTTTCCAATGCGCTTCTTTTTTCTCGTGAGTAGTTAAAAATTCTTTATGTCCAATGATTTCTGTTAAACTTCTAAAGCCAAGTTCTGCCATCATTTCGCGCATTTCAGCAACGATAAAATGGAAGAAGTTCACGACATAATCTGCCGAACCACTGAATTTTTTCCGCAGCTCAGGATTTTGTGTCGCTACACCTACTGGACATGTATCCAAGTGACAAACACGCATCATGACGCAACCAAGTGTTACGAGTGGCGCCGTTGCAAAACCAAATTCTTCCGCGCCAAGCATAGCGGCAACTAAGACGTCTTTCCCTGTCATTAGTTTTCCATCTGTTTCGACAACGACTTTGTTTCTAAGACCGTTTAATAGTAATGTTTGGTGTGTTTCTGCCAAGCCGATTTCCCACGGCACTCCCGCGTGTCGGATACTAGTTCTTGCCGCCGCACCAGTTCCGCCTTCATAACCACTAACTAAAATAACGTCCGCGTTCCCTTTTGCTACACCCGCAGCAATCGTGCCAATACCAGTTTTCGAAACTAGTTTCACATTGATACGTGCATTTTGATTTGCATTTTTTAAATCGAAAATCAATTGAGACAAATCTTCAATCGAGTAAATATCATGATGTGGCGGTGGTGAAATCAATCCTACACCAGTTGTCGAACCACGCGTTTTCGAAATCCATGGATAGACTTTATTTCCAGGCAAGTGTCCACCTTCACCAGGTTTCGCTCCTTGAGCCATCTTGATCTGCAGTTCCTCTGCATTGACCAAGTAATGACTTGTAACACCAAAACGACCAGATGCAATTTGCTTAATAGCACTTCTACGCCAATCACCATTTTCGTCCGGAGTAAAACGGTTCGGGTTTTCGCCGCCTTCCCCACTATTACTTTTCCCGCCGATACGGTTCATTGCGATAGCAAGCGCTTCATGAGCTTCTTGACTAATCGAACCATACGACATCGCGCCTGATTTAAATCGTTTGAAAATGGCTTCGGCCGGCTCTACTTCGTCCAGTGGAATCGGTTTGCGATCACTTGTAAAAGTGAGTAATCCTCTTAAAAAGGCATTATTTTGATTTTGCATTAAATCTGAATAAAGATTATACGTTTCTCGGTCATTTTCACGGGTAGCTTGTTGCAAAGAATGAATCGCGAGCGGATTGTATACATGGTATTCTCCGTTTGAGCGCCACTGATATTCCCCGCCCGTATTAAGCGTGAAACTCTGGTAGCCAATATCATGATAAGCTTCGCGGTGACGGAGCCATGCTTCTTGCCCAATGACATCTAGTGGAATCCCGCCAATTTGTGAGGCTGTACCTGGGAAGTAATGTTTAATCACCTCATCACCAATTCCGATTGCTTCAAAAATCTGCGCCCCGCGGTAACTTTGCACCGTAGATATCCCCATTTTTGACATGATTTTTAGAATTCCATCTGTAATTGCTTCAATATAACGACTTTCCGCCTCATCAAGTGTAAATCCTTTGATTCGACCTTCTTTAATCAATCCGTCAAATGTATCGATAGCAAGACTTGGAAATACTGCGTCTGCCCCGTAGCCAATTAAAAGCGCACATTGATGGACATCTCTCGCTTCCGCTGTTTTCACAATAATACTCACTTGTGTACGCGTCCCAGCTTTGACTAAATGATGATGTAAGCCACTGACAGCTAACAGAGAAGGAATACCAATCCAGTCTGCATTCACCCCATCATCTGATAAAATGAGCAATTCTGCCCCAGCTGCGATTTTTTCATCCGCTTCTGCAAATAATGATTCCAGGCGAGCTTCCAAACCATCTCTTTCCTCTGCTTTAAATAAAATTGGTAAAGTGACAGTCGGTTGGGCAAATTTTGTTTGTTGCTCAAGTGCCGCAAATTCTTTTCGAGATAAAATTGGTGTTTTCAAGCGAATCCGGTTAGCATTTTGAGCAGTTGGATTTAGAATATTACCTTCATCACCAAGTAACGTCATCGCAGAAGTCACCGTTTCTTCGCGAATCCCATCAATCGGAGGATTGGTTACTTGCGCAAAAAGTTGTTTAAAGTAATTAAATAACACTTGTGGTCGTTGGCTTAAAACAGCAAGTGGCGCGTCATAACCCATTGCGCCCATTGGATCTTTTTTCTCTGTTACCATCGGAATCAAAATTTTATTTAATTCGTCTTGTGTGTAACCAAATGCTCGTTGTTTTTTAAAACGTTCTGATTTATCCATTGCTTCATAATGTAAATCGGCTGCTGCTAAATCGGCAATTTCTGTCATTTCCGCTTCCAACCATGCACGGTACGGTTTTTCCGTTGTTAGTTCTTCTTTTAATTCAGCATCCGTCACAATTCGTCCTTCTTCTAAATCAATTAACAACATCGTTCCCGCGCCAACCGTTTCTTTGCGAATAATTTCACTCGGATCCACTGGCACAACGCCCGTTTCCGAAGAATAAATAATCGTATGGTCTTTCGTTTCATAATAACGCGCCGGACGTAAGCCATTTCTATCCAAAATCGTCCCAATAACTCGACCATTCGTAAAAGAAATGGATGTCGGCCCATCCCACGGCTCCATTAACGTACTATGATATTCGTAAAAAGCACGTTTCGGATCCGTCATATGTGGATTTTTGTCCCATGGTTCCGGAATAAGCATCATTGCCGCATGAGGTAACGAACGGCCTGCTTGCACTAAAAATTCTAAGGCATTATCCAAAGTGGCTGAATCACTACCACTTTCGTCAATAATTGGCAGCAATTTGGCTAAATCTTCTCCAAGTAAATCAGATTCTGCTCTTTTTTCCCGAGCTTTCATCCAGTTGACATTACCACGTTGCGTATTAATTTCACCGTTATGAATTAAATATCGATAAGGATGCGCCCGCTCCCAACTAGGAAAAGTATTCGTCGAAAAACGAGAATGCACTAGCGCAAAAGCCGATACATACGCTGGATCTGCTAAATCTAAATAGTATTGATTAATTTGTTCTGGCAGCAACATTCCTTTAAAAATAACTGTTCTTGTGGATAAACTTGGAACGTAGAAAGTCTCTGTAATTTGCTTAGAAGTCGCAGCAAACTTTTCGATTTGCTTTCTAATTAAATAAAGTGCTCGTTCAAATCCAGCTTCATCTAACTTGGCATTTTTTTGAATGAATAGTTGATAAATCGCTGGTTCTGTTTTTCTTGCACCGGCACCTACCTTTGTCACATCAGTTGGTAATTTGCGCCAACCAAGGAACATTTGGCCTTCACTCGCAATCAGTTTTTCTGTTTCGTCCATTAAACATTCACGTTCTGTTTTATTTTGAGGGAAATTAAACATCCCAACAGCATAATGATATTTTTCAGGTAAATTAATACCTAGTTTGCTACATTCGCGTCGGAAGAAAGAGTCTGAAATCTCAAGTAAAATACCAGCGCCATCGCCCGTATCCCCACCAACTTCTCCACCGCGGTGCTTTAATTGACAAAGCATATGAATGCCTTGTTCGACAATTTTATGAGAAGAAATCTTTTTAATATTTGCTACGAAGCCAATTCCACAAGCATCGTGCTCATTTTCTGGATTGTATAGGCCGTGTTTTTTTGGTAAATTAGTTTGTTTCATCCTAGTTCCTCCTCTTCAAAAACCGAATCCTTCTAAGTCTTTCTGGTAATTATTTAAATTAACTGATAATTAACCAGCGATTCAGCTTACCTTACATTTCTTGTAGTATCTATTTTATTCCTTTTCATTTATCGAAACAATATATATAATAGAATAAAACAATCTCATTTCGAGAACAATCGGAGGTAAGAAATGGAACTGCGACAATTAAAGTATTTTATGGAAGTAGCCCGCGTCGAGCATATGACCAAAGCTAGTGAGAATTTACACGTAGCCCAATCTGCCGTTAGTAGACAGATAACGAAACTCGAAGAAGAACTCGGCGTGCATTTATTTGACCGTGTTGGAAGAAATATGCAACTCACCAGCGTCGGTCAAGATTTCTTAAAACAAGCAGCAATCGCCTTAAACGAGCTACAAAAAGCCGAAGCACTCGTGACCGAATATACCGATCCCGCAAAAGGAACTGTTCGCGTCGGCTTGCCAAACTCCCTGTCTACCAAGGTGTTGCCATCCGTTATTTCGACCTTTCGGGAAAAATATCCGCAAATTACCTACCAGTTTATGGAAGGCACCAATGAAGAACTTACCGAGATGCTCTTAAGCGGCGTCCTTGATATGACTTTTTTATCACCCGTCCCAGAATCTAGCGAACAAATTGAAGCCATTCGTTTTTTTGATGAAAAATTGAAGCTAATTGTCCCTAAAACCCATCCACTTGCTGAAAATTTCACCGTTTCACTAAAAGAGCTCGCTTCCGAAAAATTCGTCCTTTATCCAGAAGACTTTGATTTATATAAAATCGTAACAAAAGCTGCCAATAAAAAAGGATTCGAGCCACAAATAGCATTTCAAAGTAGAGATTTTTATACGATTCAAGGACTTGTCGGAGCAGGTCTTGGTATTAGCATTTTGCCCGAAATGATTTTAGATGGAGCGATTTTTAAGGAAACGAAAAGTATCGCTTTGCGTGATAAAGAATTGCGGCGTTCGGTCGGAATTATTACGACAAAAAAACGGAACCTATCCCCTTCCGAGAATTTGTTCCGTTCGTTTATTATTTCGTTCTTTTCGAATTAATTATTTTCAGAAAATGCTGCTGGATAATGGATAGTTCCAGCTAAGTTTTCTAAACTACCATCATATAATTCTAATAGCATAAAGTATTCAGCAGGCACATCAAATGGCGCAGGAATAGCAAACTGCTCAGAAGGAATAAAGCCAAATCGCGGATAATAATCAGCATGTCCAAGCACAGCAATGGCCGGATATGCTTTTTCGCGTGATAAACGGATTCCTTCTTCCATTAACCTCGAGCCAACTCGCGTCCCTTGATACGCAGGTAAAACAGCAAGCGGCGCAAGTGCTAAAATAAATCTGCTTCGTCCGGCTGCTTCAAGCGAAATCTCACTAAACATAATGTACCCAACAATAAGCCCATCTTCCGCTTCCGCTACAAGGGATAAAGCCGGTTGATAATAATCAGATCTCCGAATACTTTCAATTAAGTCTGCTTCTACAGTACCTTTAAAAGCTTCCTCATTCACACGACGAATGGCCTCGTAATCTTGTGGTTGTTCTTTCCGAATAATCATTTTTACTTAGTCACTCGTTTCATTGCCATACTATCTTCTAACTGTTTCATCGCATTTAATACCACATCAGCTGTCATTTCACCGGGCATCATATGGATTGTTTCATGTGGCTCCGTTGCACGTTTAGATACGGCCACAAGCGTTTCTTCTGCAAGTGTCGCAAGTCCCATATCATATAAACTCATCGGAAGACCAAGCTCAGAATAAAATGGCAACAAACGCTCGATTTCATCCCATCTATTTTCTATTACTAATTGAACTAAAATACCATAAGCTACCTTATTACCATGCAATAAGTGATGTGTTTCTGGAACCATCGTTAGCGCGTCATGAATCGAATGCGCTCCTGCACAACGTCCATAATCATCGCCAAAACCACCGACCATTCCACCAACTAAAATATTCGTCTCGATAATTTTAACAAACGCTTCATTCAATACTTGTTTGTCCATGGCAGCAAGTGCTTCTTCACTATATTGCAACAAGTTATCACGACACATTTTGGCAGCAAAATGCGCGATTTCAATTTCGACTGATTTAGTTGGTAAGGAATTAATAATCACGTCTGCTTCGTACCATTTGGCTAGCGTATCGCCAATTCCAGCAACTAGTAACTCTTTCGGTGAGTCTAAAATCATTTCCGGATCAATTAATAACAGCGCATTACTACTCGCAAACACATCGTAACGAATCATAGCGCCCTCTTCGTCGTACATCACACTAAGTGGCGTATAAGCGGCACAAGTTGATGCAAGTGTCGGTAAGATAATGACTGGTAAACGTAGAACTGCTGCTGCCGCTTTACATACGTCAGCTATTTTTCCGCCACCTACTGCGATAATCGCATCCATCTTATTTGTTTCCATGATTGCCACCAGACGATCGCGCTCCTCGTAGGTAGAACCACCATTATATACTTCAAAAGTAGATGTAACAGTTGATAAAACAGGGAATTTCTTTTTAGCGACTTCCCAAGAAGCATTTCCACGAACTACTAATACATTTTTCAAACCGCGGCGTTCTAGGTGAGTAGGTAATGTATCCCACGCGCCTACTTGGCATAAATATTCTTGTGGAGCTCCGCGAACAATCAATTCTTTATTCAACAAAAATCATCCCTTCTGTCTGGCACGGTCGGATATTCGGCTGCGACATTTATAATTCAAATTGTATAGGAACTTAAACCTACTGTCAATCGCGCTATTGCTTAGCGATTTCGTCATCACCAAACCATTTTTTACTAATTTCTTGCATTTTTCCTTCTTTGTATAATTTTTCAAAAGCTTCATTGATTTTTGTTTGCAGTTCTTTATCACTTTTGCGCATTCCTACAGCAAAATCTGTGGCATCAAAACCGCCTGTTATAATGTTGTAATCGTCTTTATTTTTTTGTTTATCAATGTAATAACGCGCGTAAACCTCATCGATGATTAAACCATCGATTCGTTTGTTATTCAAATCAATGAAAGCTGTATCAAATGTATCGTATAATTCTGGTTCGTTATTATTTATAATGTCTGTTAGCACTTCTGGTTTTTTCGCCATATCATCGATGGAGCTTGCCCCATTTTGTGCACCGAGCGTTTTATTCTTCATATCGCTAAATTGATTAATATTGCTTGATTTTAAAGTGACTAATACTTGTTCATTTTTCATGTAAGGTTGACTAAAAGCGACCTGTTTTTTCCTCGCATCCGTCACTGTGTAGCCATTCCAAATTAAATCAATCGAGCCGTTTTTTAGTTCAGATTCTTTCATCGTCCAATCAATCGGGGTGAATTTTGCTTTAATGCCATATTCTGCAAATACAGCTTTCGCCAAATCAATATCAAAGCCAACTAAGTTATCATCTTTATCTCGAAATCCCATCGGCACAAAACTATCGTCTAAACCAATCACCACTTCTTTATCTTTTTTAATTCTACTCCACTGGTCCTCTTTAGATTCACCGCTGGAACAAGCTCCCAGCGCTAACATTACCATTAACATTACAGTTATTAATAATCCTTTTTTCATGTTAGATTGCCTCCTTTTTTAGTGGTTCGACTTCCATCATTTGATCCGCAACTTTTTCGGCAAAAGTGTGATCATGTGTAACGATAATTTGCGTAATACCAACCTTTTTCAAACTTAAAATTAATACTGCAACATGATCGCGCAAGTCAGGATCTAAAGCGGATGTCGGTTCATCAAATAGCAGCACTTTGGGATTCATCGCAAGTGCTCTGGCAATCGCGACCCGTTGTTTTTGTCCGCCGGATAATTGGTACGGCATACTATTTGCTTTATCGGCTAAATCAAGTAAGCCAAGTAATCGTTCTGCTTCTTTAACGGCATCTGCTTTCTTTGTTTTCCGAGCAAGCGTCGGTGCTAAAATCAAGTTATCTAAAACACTTAAATGCGGAAATAAGTGGAATTCTTGGAAAACAACACCAATCGTATTTTCCACATCTTTTCTCGACATTGGGTCAATTTTTTCACCATCAATGAAGATTTCACCAGCATCCATTTTTTCTAGTCCGCTAATACAACGAAGTAAAGTTGTTTTCCCGCCACCAGATGGACCAACAATGGAAAGTATCTCGCCATCTTGAAGCGTAATGTTCACATTATCTAAAATTGTTTTTTGATCAAATTTTTTCGATAGGTTTTTAATTTCCAACATTTTTTTCACCTCATTTATAATAACTAAAACGTTTTTCGAGTTGTTTAAATAATACGGTTAGGATAGCAGTTAATGCTAAGTAAATTGCTGCAACTAATACAAGTGGAATCAGTGTAACATCTCTACTCATAGCAATTTTTCCGGCTCTTAGTAAATCACCAATTCCAAGGATGTAAACTAGAGATGAGTCTTTTACTAAGTTAATGACTTCATTCCCAATTGCTGGTAAGACACGTTTGACAACTTGTGGTAAGACGATTTTTCGAAGTGTCTGTCCGTAAGTTAGGCCTAAAACCTTAGCACTTTCATATTGTCCATTTTCGATGGAAAGAAAACCACCGCGGAAAATCTCTGCAAAATATGCTGCATAATTTAAAATAAAGGCAATAAACACGGCATCCATTCGGTCAAAAACAACCCCGATAATCGGTAACCCATAATAAATAAAAATTAATTGTAAAAGTAAAGGCGTGCCTCGCATAATCCAAATATAAATATTTAAAATGAATTTAAGGGGGGCTATTTTGCTAATATTTCCAACTGCCACAACCGCTCCTAATGGTATCGAACAAACTAATGTAACAACAAAAACGAGTAATGTTGTTTTCGCCCCGTCAAGTAAAGCTGGTAAAATCTCCATGATATAATCCATTATTCTTCGCTCCTTTTTTAACATAAAAAAAATCTCGTCGCACTTGGCACTAATTGGCCAAGAGGACGAGAATAATATTCACGTGGTTCCACCTCAATTTACTGATACTTCGCAGTACCAGACTCTGTTAGTTCGAGACTAACAAGCTATAACGGGCTTAACCCGAGTTCACCTACCCACTTATGCTTCAGCAAACCAACTCCGAGATGTGTTCGATCACGTTATCTTTATCCTTTCGCACCAACCAAGGACTCTCTTCAAAAGAATCACGTTCTACTTGTTCTCTTCTACGCTTTCACTTCTTCTTGCTAATACTCTACCACGATAAAGCGGTAGAGTCAACCGTTTTAATTAAACAAAAAAATGGCGTACGAAATTAAATTATTCGCACACCACTCTCTATTAATCTTTGGCAATCAGTAAATAGTCATCTTTCTGTTCAAAATAGAGCTTTACTTCTGTACCTACACCACGCTCAGATTGAATACAAATTTCATGTCCTAATTTTTTTGCCATTTGTTTGGCTAAATACAACCCCATGCCCGTTGCTTTTTTCTCTTGCCTACCAATATTACCTGTGAATCCTTGCTCGAAGACACGCGGTAAATCTTCTTCGTTAATCCCGCGACCGTTGTCTTTCATATGCAGTACTTTCTTCCCGGACGATTCTGTGTCACACCAAATTTTGACTTCGCCGCCGCTTTCAGTGTACTTGAGTGAATTAGACAAAATTTGATCCAAAATAAAACCAAGCCACTTGCTATCTGTACGCACATCTATATCGACATTTTGTAAATCCAACTTCATTTTCTTCCCTATGAAAAGTTTAGAATGACGTTTGACTGATTCGCGCACTACTACTCCAAGATTTTGCTCTTGAATAAAATAGTCTTTTGAAAATGTGTCTAGTCGCGAAAAATAAAGTGCCTGCATGACTAATTTATCAATCGTTGTTAATTCTTCATCGATTTGTTTAAAAATCGTTTCAGTATCATTTAAATCCGGATTATTAATTAACATTTTACTTGCAACAACTGGAGTTTTCACTTCATGTACCCAATATAAAATAAAATCATGATACTCTTGTTGTTTATCTTGCAACTTACTAATCGTTCGTAATTCTTCCTTATGTTTTTTTACCATTAATTGATTGAAAAATGCCTGTTCGCGAGTACGCGGTTTCGGTAGTAATTCAATGATATTTTCTTCAATCTCCCCGCTAACCAAATCTTTCATTTCGCGCCAATAACTATATTTAAAGAAATAACCCAGCACGAGATAAGCAAGTAAGAAAACTAAAACAAAGACATATAAATAAATGAAATTCCCAATCGTTAATTTACTGTTCGGATCAATGGAAATTAATACACCTACAAAAAACATAATGCTACAAAAAAACAATAAGAAAAATCGCTTATCTTTTATATAGCTCCACCAATTCATATCGTACCTCCTCGCTACTAATTAGTATACTTCATTTGGAATAATTTGAAACGTAGCAAAATCAAACAAGCCTTGATCGGTTAATTTTAATTCTGGAATAACTGGTAAAGTTAAGAATGACAATGTTAAAAATGGATCGAAACCTTTAGCGGTACTAATTTGATTATACGCACTTAACAGTCCAGCTAAATCTACTTCCACTTCCTCATAGGATTTATCACTAAGCAAACCGGCAATTGGAAGCGCTAAGTCATGAAGCACTTGACCAGTTCCATCTACTACAGCAATACCGCCCCCTGTTTTGGTGATGTGATCAATAGCCGCTTTCATTGCTTCATCACTTACGCCAACAGCCACAATATTATGGGAATCGTGAGCAACTGTTGTTGCAATAGCGCCTTCTGTTAGCCCGAATCCTTTTACGATACCAACGCCAACACAACCAGTATTATGATGCCGCTCTACAACAGCCATTTTGAGTAAATCATCTGCCACGGTGGGGATAAACTTGCCATCTTGAATAGTGACTTGCTCGATGCGTTTTTCTGTAAATAAACTATTTGGTTGCATCCCGATTACAAAACACGTTTCTTTGGCTAAAGGTAATGCTAAATCTTGTAAACAAACATGATGATTAATCGGCGGAGACACAAATGGCACTGCCGCTTGTTGTTTAAAAGTGGCTTCATTACGTACACCATTT
The sequence above is drawn from the Listeria monocytogenes genome and encodes:
- a CDS encoding sensor histidine kinase, which produces MNWWSYIKDKRFFLLFFCSIMFFVGVLISIDPNSKLTIGNFIYLYVFVLVFLLAYLVLGYFFKYSYWREMKDLVSGEIEENIIELLPKPRTREQAFFNQLMVKKHKEELRTISKLQDKQQEYHDFILYWVHEVKTPVVASKMLINNPDLNDTETIFKQIDEELTTIDKLVMQALYFSRLDTFSKDYFIQEQNLGVVVRESVKRHSKLFIGKKMKLDLQNVDIDVRTDSKWLGFILDQILSNSLKYTESGGEVKIWCDTESSGKKVLHMKDNGRGINEEDLPRVFEQGFTGNIGRQEKKATGMGLYLAKQMAKKLGHEICIQSERGVGTEVKLYFEQKDDYLLIAKD
- a CDS encoding amino acid ABC transporter substrate-binding protein, producing the protein MKKGLLITVMLMVMLALGACSSGESKEDQWSRIKKDKEVVIGLDDSFVPMGFRDKDDNLVGFDIDLAKAVFAEYGIKAKFTPIDWTMKESELKNGSIDLIWNGYTVTDARKKQVAFSQPYMKNEQVLVTLKSSNINQFSDMKNKTLGAQNGASSIDDMAKKPEVLTDIINNNEPELYDTFDTAFIDLNNKRIDGLIIDEVYARYYIDKQKNKDDYNIITGGFDATDFAVGMRKSDKELQTKINEAFEKLYKEGKMQEISKKWFGDDEIAKQ
- a CDS encoding amino acid ABC transporter ATP-binding protein; the encoded protein is MLEIKNLSKKFDQKTILDNVNITLQDGEILSIVGPSGGGKTTLLRCISGLEKMDAGEIFIDGEKIDPMSRKDVENTIGVVFQEFHLFPHLSVLDNLILAPTLARKTKKADAVKEAERLLGLLDLADKANSMPYQLSGGQKQRVAIARALAMNPKVLLFDEPTSALDPDLRDHVAVLILSLKKVGITQIIVTHDHTFAEKVADQMMEVEPLKKEAI
- a CDS encoding amino acid ABC transporter permease, with the translated sequence MDYIMEILPALLDGAKTTLLVFVVTLVCSIPLGAVVAVGNISKIAPLKFILNIYIWIMRGTPLLLQLIFIYYGLPIIGVVFDRMDAVFIAFILNYAAYFAEIFRGGFLSIENGQYESAKVLGLTYGQTLRKIVLPQVVKRVLPAIGNEVINLVKDSSLVYILGIGDLLRAGKIAMSRDVTLIPLVLVAAIYLALTAILTVLFKQLEKRFSYYK